Within the Nocardioides humi genome, the region CTCGGCCTGGAGTCCGAGCAGCGGGTCGGCATCGCGTCGTCCACGCGCTACGAGTGGATCCTCGCCGACCTCGCCATCATGTGCGCCGGCGGCGCCACCACGACCGTCTACCCGTCCACGGGCGGCGACGACACGGCGTACATCCTCGGTGACTCCGAGTGCCGGATCGTCTTCGCCGAGGACGAGACCCAGCTGGCCAAGCTGCGCGACCACCAGGGCGAGCTCCCCGCCCTGGCGAAGGTCGTCAGCTTCGACGACGGCCTGGCCGACGGCGACTGGGTGATCTCGCTCGACCAGCTCGCCGAGCTCGGCGACGCCCACCTGGCCGAGCACCCGGACGCGGTCGACGAGGTGGCGCGCGGCATCGGCCCCGACCAGCTCGCCACGCTGATCTACACCTCCGGCACCACCGGCAAGCCCAAGGGCGTGCGCACGCTGCACCGCGCGTGGGTGTTCGAGGGCGAGGCGATCAAGACCCAGGACATCCTCCACGAGGACGACCTGCAGTTCCTCTGGCTGCCGATGGCCCACTCCTTCGGCAAGGTGCTGCTCTCCACCCAGCTCGCGTGCGGGTTCGCGACCGCGATCGACGGCCGCGTCGACAAGATCGTCGACAACCTGGGCGTCGTGAAGCCGACCTTCATGGGCGCCGCGCCGCGCATCTTCGAGAAGGCGCACGCCCGGATCGTCACCATGCAGGCCGCCGAGGGCGGCGCCAAGGAGAAGATCTTCCTCAAGGCGTTCGAGGTCGGCCGCAAGGTCGACCAGCTCGAACTGGCCGGCAAGTCCGTCCCGCTGCCGCTCAAGCTGCAGCACCGGCTGTTCGACAAGCTGGTGTTCAGCAAGGTCCGCGAGCGCTTCGGCGGCCGGGTGAAGTTCTTCATCTCCGGCTCGGCCGCGCTCAACGCCGACATCGCCGCCTGGTTCCACGCCGCCGGCATCCTCATCCTCGAGGGCTACGGCATGACCGAGAACGCCGCCGGCGCCACGGTCAACCACCCCGACGCCTACAAGCTCGGCACCGTCGGCCAGCCGTTCCCCGGCACCGAGGTCCGCATCGGCGACGGCGGCGAGGTCCAGCTCAAGGGCCCGCACGTCATGGCCGGCTACCACAACCGGCCCGAGGCGACCGGCGAGACGCTGACCGAGGACGGCTGGCTGCGCACCGGCGACAAGGGCGAGCTCGACGCCGACGGCTTCCTCACGATCACCGGCCGGATCAAGGAGCTCTTCAAGACCTCCGGCGGCAAGTACATCGCCCCGCCCGCCATCGAGGCCAAGTTCAAGGCGATCTGCCCCTACGTCAGCCAGTTCATGGTCTTCGGCGCGGAGCGCAACTTCGTCTCCGCGCTGATCACCCTCGACCCCGACGCCATCGCCGGCTGGGCCGCCGAGAACGGCAAGGAGGGCAAGGACTACACCGCCCTCGTCAACGACGACGCCGTTCAGGCGATGGTGGGGGAGTACGTCGACGAGCTCAACGCCCAGCTCAACCGCTGGGAGACCATCAAGAAGTGGAAGCTCCTCGACCACGACCTCACCATCGAGTCCGGTGAGCTCACCCCGTCGCTGAAGGTCAAGCGCACCGTCGTCGAGAACAACAACAAGGACCTCATCGAGTCCTTCTACGGCTGACGACGGGCGGTCGGCCGCGGGGCGAGCGCAGGCTGACACCGGAGTGAGACTCCGCGGCACCCGGCCGGGTGCCGCGGAGCGCCTACGATCCGCTCATGGGACTCCTGGACCGACTCATCGGTGCGGCGAACCGTGCCGAGCAGGCGAAGACCAGCGCCGAGCTGCACGTGTTCCGGGACCGCCGCTTCGAGCGCGCCGAGGAGCTCGCGGCGACCGGCAGCACCGGCGAGGCCGTGGTGACCGGGATCAGGCGGCGCCTCAACGACGGCACCACCGAGACCCAGGTCCGCCTGGAGTGGCGCGCACCGGAGGCGAGGGCCGGGGCGCTCCGCTTCGGCGACGACCTCGCGCCGGTGATCCGGCTGGGTGCGACGGTGCGGGTGCGGACCGACGGTGACACCGTGGCACTCGACGTCGCCGCGATGGCGGGCCGGCTCGGCGGCTGGACCGACCCCGGCCGGCGCTCCCGGAAGGTGCCCGAGCAGGGCGTCGACGACCGTTCCCTGGACGCCCGGGTGCTGTCGCGGCTGCGGAAGTGGCCCGCCGAGACAGCGGTCGTGGTGTCGGTGGAGCAGGCCCGCGTGCTCGGGATGCCCAGCCAGGACTGGGACGTCGTCGTCCAGCGGGCCGACGGCGCGCGGGCGACGATCCACCGCGACCACGTGCCGCCGTACGTCCGGTGGTACGTCCACCCGGGCGCCGAGATCCCGGTCGCGATCGACCCGAAGGACGCCACGCGGGCGCAGGGCGACTGGCCGCGGCTCGCGGAGGAGCGCGCGGTCGACGGCGGCCGGTGGGGCGACCCGCCGCCGGAGGGGAGCCTCGCCGCCGGGTAGGACGGCCCGGGGAGGAC harbors:
- a CDS encoding AMP-dependent synthetase/ligase; its protein translation is MPINHDTSFLEHMPQNCAVQFLDRVERSADREAFRFPRGEAWESVTWRQAGDRVRRLAAGLLALGLESEQRVGIASSTRYEWILADLAIMCAGGATTTVYPSTGGDDTAYILGDSECRIVFAEDETQLAKLRDHQGELPALAKVVSFDDGLADGDWVISLDQLAELGDAHLAEHPDAVDEVARGIGPDQLATLIYTSGTTGKPKGVRTLHRAWVFEGEAIKTQDILHEDDLQFLWLPMAHSFGKVLLSTQLACGFATAIDGRVDKIVDNLGVVKPTFMGAAPRIFEKAHARIVTMQAAEGGAKEKIFLKAFEVGRKVDQLELAGKSVPLPLKLQHRLFDKLVFSKVRERFGGRVKFFISGSAALNADIAAWFHAAGILILEGYGMTENAAGATVNHPDAYKLGTVGQPFPGTEVRIGDGGEVQLKGPHVMAGYHNRPEATGETLTEDGWLRTGDKGELDADGFLTITGRIKELFKTSGGKYIAPPAIEAKFKAICPYVSQFMVFGAERNFVSALITLDPDAIAGWAAENGKEGKDYTALVNDDAVQAMVGEYVDELNAQLNRWETIKKWKLLDHDLTIESGELTPSLKVKRTVVENNNKDLIESFYG